A window from Phalacrocorax carbo chromosome 20, bPhaCar2.1, whole genome shotgun sequence encodes these proteins:
- the NBL1 gene encoding neuroblastoma suppressor of tumorigenicity 1 isoform X2, with translation MCPPSPGCCRILAELAMMLRFVVGALFPALLLAAPPPINKLALFPDKSAWCEAKNITQIVGHSGCESKSIQNRACLGQCFSYSVPNTFPQSTESLVHCDSCMPAQSMWEIVTLDCPGNDEIPRVDKLVEKILHCSCQACGKEPSHEGALFNVYLNAEENMPAEGPSPHHYTHHQQEVEESPASSHHHHEEEGDE, from the exons TTGTAGGATTTTGGCAGAGCTGGCCATGATGTTACGGTTCGTGGTCGGTGCCCTCTTCCCAGcgctgctcctggctgcaccGCCCCCCATAAACAAGCTCGCCCTCTTCCCAGACAAGAGCGCTTGGTGCGAGGCGAAGAACATCACCCAGATCGTGGGGCACAGCGGCTGCGAGTCCAAGTCCATCCAGAACAG GGCCTGTCTGGGACAGTGTTTCAGCTACAGCGTCCCCAACACCTTCCCACAGTCCACAGAGTCCCTGGTTCACTGCGACTCCTGCATGCCAGCCCAGTCCATGTGGGAAATC GTGACGCTGGACTGTCCAGGCAACGACGAGATCCCCAGGGTTGACAAGCTGGTGGAGAAGATACTTCACTGTAGCTGCCAGGCTTGCGGGAAGGAGCCGAGCCACGAGGGAGCCCTGTTCAACGTCTACCTGAACGCGGAGGAGAACATGCCCGCCGAAGGTCCCAGCCCCCATCACTACACCCACCACCAACAGGAGGTGGAAGAatcccctgcctccagccaccaCCACCATGAGGAGGAGGGCGACGAGTGA
- the NBL1 gene encoding neuroblastoma suppressor of tumorigenicity 1 isoform X1, translated as MGCARRRLGVIGSVNAGTLARESSTRKPCVGFLWGCCRILAELAMMLRFVVGALFPALLLAAPPPINKLALFPDKSAWCEAKNITQIVGHSGCESKSIQNRACLGQCFSYSVPNTFPQSTESLVHCDSCMPAQSMWEIVTLDCPGNDEIPRVDKLVEKILHCSCQACGKEPSHEGALFNVYLNAEENMPAEGPSPHHYTHHQQEVEESPASSHHHHEEEGDE; from the exons GATTGGGAGTGTTAATGCAGGCACCTTGGCTCGAGAGTCCAGCACAAGGAAACCCTGCGTGGGATTTCTCTGGGGGTG TTGTAGGATTTTGGCAGAGCTGGCCATGATGTTACGGTTCGTGGTCGGTGCCCTCTTCCCAGcgctgctcctggctgcaccGCCCCCCATAAACAAGCTCGCCCTCTTCCCAGACAAGAGCGCTTGGTGCGAGGCGAAGAACATCACCCAGATCGTGGGGCACAGCGGCTGCGAGTCCAAGTCCATCCAGAACAG GGCCTGTCTGGGACAGTGTTTCAGCTACAGCGTCCCCAACACCTTCCCACAGTCCACAGAGTCCCTGGTTCACTGCGACTCCTGCATGCCAGCCCAGTCCATGTGGGAAATC GTGACGCTGGACTGTCCAGGCAACGACGAGATCCCCAGGGTTGACAAGCTGGTGGAGAAGATACTTCACTGTAGCTGCCAGGCTTGCGGGAAGGAGCCGAGCCACGAGGGAGCCCTGTTCAACGTCTACCTGAACGCGGAGGAGAACATGCCCGCCGAAGGTCCCAGCCCCCATCACTACACCCACCACCAACAGGAGGTGGAAGAatcccctgcctccagccaccaCCACCATGAGGAGGAGGGCGACGAGTGA